In a single window of the Nocardioides sp. L-11A genome:
- the pgl gene encoding 6-phosphogluconolactonase, whose amino-acid sequence MTETPQPLIEVHADAGVLATAVAGELLNRIADAQAAGHVPQVGLTGGTIAEAIHREVARLAPASGVDWGAVVLWFGDERFVAADSPDRNVNQARAAFLDEVGAVRVHTAPASSEAGSVEESAASYAQTIRAQGNGEFDVLMLGVGPDGHVASLFPGHPGLDVGDAVTVAVHDSPKPPPERVSLSFEALNRAQSVWFLVSGEAKADAVRRALAEVAPADADAALRETPARGVSGRAETIWFLDAPAASLI is encoded by the coding sequence ATGACCGAGACCCCTCAGCCCCTCATCGAGGTGCACGCCGACGCCGGCGTCCTCGCGACCGCGGTGGCCGGTGAGCTGCTCAACCGGATCGCGGACGCGCAGGCCGCCGGACACGTCCCCCAGGTCGGGCTGACCGGCGGCACCATCGCCGAGGCGATCCATCGCGAGGTCGCCCGCCTCGCGCCGGCCTCCGGGGTCGACTGGGGCGCCGTGGTGCTGTGGTTCGGCGACGAGCGCTTCGTGGCCGCCGACTCCCCCGACCGCAACGTCAACCAGGCCCGGGCCGCATTCCTCGACGAGGTCGGCGCCGTCCGGGTCCACACCGCACCCGCGTCCTCCGAGGCCGGGTCGGTCGAGGAGTCCGCGGCGTCGTACGCCCAGACGATCCGGGCGCAGGGCAACGGCGAGTTCGACGTCCTCATGCTCGGCGTGGGTCCCGACGGCCATGTCGCGTCGCTGTTCCCCGGCCACCCCGGTCTCGACGTCGGGGACGCCGTCACCGTCGCCGTCCACGACTCCCCCAAGCCGCCACCCGAACGGGTCAGCCTGAGCTTCGAGGCCCTCAACCGGGCCCAGTCCGTGTGGTTCCTGGTCAGCGGCGAGGCGAAGGCCGACGCCGTGCGCCGGGCCCTCGCCGAGGTCGCCCCCGCCGACGCGGACGCCGCGCTCAGAGAGACCCCCGCCCGCGGTGTCAGCGGCCGGGCCGAGACGATCTGGTTCCTCGACGCCCCTGCGGCCTCGCTGATCTGA
- the yvcK gene encoding uridine diphosphate-N-acetylglucosamine-binding protein YvcK, which yields MSSEQLGADQRAQAVVALGGGHGLHASLSALRHLVDDLTVDELTAVVTVADNGGSSGRLRGEFGVLPPGDLRMALAALCGDDEWGATWARVLQHRFAGDGEMRGHVVGNLLIVGLWELLGDHVDALDWVGRLLGAKGRVLPMAMTPMDITAEVRGLEAGRPDGLTSVRGQVEVATTGGVITSIALDPPDPEVGPAVIDAIAAADWVVLGPGSWFTSVLPHLLVPRLREALVATEARLVVVLNLEEQAGETGGFGPADHLAVLAEHAPDLGIDVVLADRRSVAEGLGELEETVAALGARLVVDDVATDDGGPRHDPARLAAAYARVFEASDC from the coding sequence GTGAGCTCCGAGCAGCTCGGGGCGGACCAGCGGGCGCAGGCGGTCGTGGCCCTGGGGGGCGGCCACGGCCTGCACGCCTCGCTCAGCGCCCTGCGCCACCTGGTCGACGACCTCACCGTGGACGAGCTCACCGCCGTCGTCACGGTCGCCGACAACGGCGGCTCGTCCGGTCGGCTGCGTGGGGAGTTCGGGGTGCTGCCGCCGGGCGACCTGCGGATGGCGCTGGCCGCGCTGTGCGGCGACGACGAGTGGGGCGCCACCTGGGCCCGGGTCCTGCAGCACCGGTTCGCCGGCGACGGTGAGATGCGCGGCCATGTCGTCGGCAACCTGCTCATCGTGGGCCTGTGGGAGCTGCTCGGCGACCACGTCGACGCGCTGGACTGGGTCGGCCGGCTGCTCGGCGCGAAGGGCCGGGTGCTGCCCATGGCGATGACGCCGATGGACATCACCGCCGAGGTGCGCGGTCTCGAGGCGGGGCGCCCCGACGGGCTGACCTCCGTGCGCGGCCAGGTCGAGGTGGCGACGACCGGCGGTGTGATCACCTCCATCGCCCTCGACCCGCCGGACCCGGAGGTCGGCCCGGCCGTCATCGACGCGATCGCCGCGGCCGACTGGGTGGTCCTGGGTCCGGGGTCGTGGTTCACCAGCGTGCTGCCGCACCTGCTCGTCCCGCGGCTGCGCGAGGCCCTGGTCGCCACCGAGGCGCGCCTCGTGGTGGTGCTGAACCTCGAGGAGCAGGCGGGCGAGACCGGCGGCTTCGGCCCGGCCGACCACCTCGCCGTCCTGGCCGAGCACGCACCCGATCTCGGCATCGACGTCGTGCTCGCCGACCGGCGGTCGGTCGCCGAGGGCCTCGGTGAGCTCGAGGAGACGGTGGCCGCTCTGGGCGCCCGGCTGGTCGTCGACGACGTCGCCACCGACGACGGTGGCCCCCGGCACGACCCGGCCAGGCTCGCGGCGGCGTACGCCCGCGTCTTCGAGGCGTCGGATTGTTGA
- a CDS encoding RNA polymerase-binding protein RbpA, translating into MAGGGNAIRGSRVGAGPMGEAERGEAAPRQAVTYFCANDHRSVITFSVEASVPDSWDCPKCGLPAGLDSENAPPAPKIEPYKTHLAYVKERRSDKEAEVILDEAIQLLRSRRKSGEIIF; encoded by the coding sequence TTGGCTGGTGGTGGGAACGCGATCCGCGGTAGTCGCGTCGGTGCGGGTCCGATGGGCGAGGCCGAGCGTGGCGAGGCCGCTCCTCGTCAGGCGGTCACGTACTTCTGTGCGAACGACCACCGCTCGGTGATCACCTTCTCCGTCGAGGCGTCCGTCCCCGACTCCTGGGACTGCCCCAAGTGCGGCCTGCCCGCCGGCCTCGACTCCGAGAACGCGCCCCCGGCGCCCAAGATCGAGCCCTACAAGACCCACCTCGCCTACGTGAAGGAGCGTCGCTCCGACAAGGAGGCCGAGGTCATCCTCGACGAGGCGATCCAGCTGCTCCGCTCCCGCCGCAAGTCCGGCGAGATCATCTTCTGA
- the whiA gene encoding DNA-binding protein WhiA, translated as MAMTAQVKAELANIPVTKVCCRKAEVASMLRFAGGLHIVGGRIVVEAELDTGAAARRLRKDISEIYGQGSEVVMVQGSGLRKGSRYIVRVVKDGEALARQTGLLDQRGRPVRGLPPAVVSGGACDAVAAWRGAFLAHGSLTEPGRSSSLEVTCPGSEAALALVGVARRLGIQAKAREVRGVDRVVIRDGDAIGQLLARLGAHETLMAWEERRMRREVRATANRLANFDDANLRRSARAAVTAGARVQRAMEILGDEVPDHLRMAGELRLEHKQASLEELGQLHEPVLTKDAIAGRIRRLLAMADKRAEDLGVPDTEASLTPEMLAGDA; from the coding sequence ATGGCGATGACGGCACAGGTCAAGGCGGAGCTCGCCAACATCCCGGTGACCAAGGTCTGCTGTCGCAAGGCCGAGGTCGCCTCGATGCTGAGGTTCGCGGGAGGGCTCCATATCGTCGGCGGTCGGATCGTCGTCGAGGCCGAGCTCGACACCGGTGCCGCCGCGCGACGGCTGCGCAAGGACATCTCCGAGATCTACGGCCAGGGCTCCGAGGTCGTGATGGTGCAGGGCAGCGGGCTGCGCAAGGGCAGCCGCTACATCGTGCGCGTCGTCAAGGACGGTGAGGCGCTCGCCCGCCAGACCGGTCTGCTCGACCAGCGCGGCCGGCCGGTCCGGGGCCTGCCGCCGGCGGTCGTCTCCGGCGGTGCCTGCGACGCGGTCGCCGCCTGGCGCGGGGCCTTCCTGGCCCACGGCTCGCTCACCGAGCCCGGCCGGTCGTCCTCGCTCGAGGTCACCTGCCCCGGCTCCGAGGCCGCCCTCGCGCTGGTCGGCGTGGCGCGCCGCCTCGGCATCCAGGCCAAGGCGCGCGAGGTGCGCGGTGTCGACCGGGTCGTCATCCGCGACGGCGACGCGATCGGCCAGCTGCTGGCCCGGCTCGGCGCCCACGAGACCCTGATGGCCTGGGAGGAGCGGCGGATGCGCCGTGAGGTGCGGGCCACCGCCAACCGGCTCGCGAACTTCGACGACGCCAACCTGCGCCGATCCGCGCGCGCGGCCGTGACGGCGGGGGCCCGCGTCCAGCGGGCGATGGAGATCCTCGGCGACGAGGTGCCCGACCACCTGCGGATGGCCGGCGAGCTCCGGCTGGAGCACAAGCAGGCATCCCTGGAGGAGCTCGGCCAGCTGCACGAGCCCGTGCTCACCAAGGACGCCATCGCGGGCCGGATCCGGCGCCTCCTGGCCATGGCCGACAAGCGCGCCGAGGACCTCGGCGTACCTGACACCGAGGCGTCGCTGACTCCCGAGATGCTCGCCGGCGACGCGTGA
- a CDS encoding phosphoglycerate kinase, whose amino-acid sequence MTEFNGLGEVSGKRVLVRSDLNVPLDSGRITDDGRIRASVPTIRALADAGARVIVTAHLGRPKGEPDPAYSLAPVAARLGELLGAPVAFATDTVGASAQETVAALRDGQVALLENVRFNAGETSKDDVERGAFADRLAGLADAFVSDGFGVVHRKQASVYDVAQRLPHAMGGLVAAEVAVLRRLTVDPERPYVVVLGGSKVSDKLGVIDNLLGKADRLLIGGGMVFTFLKADGHEVGKSLLEEDQLDTVRAYQARAKELGVEIVLPTDIVVADSFGDEASARVVAADAIPADTLGLDIGPASGKAFAAALADARTVFWNGPMGVFEQPAFAEGTRAVAEALTGVAGLSVVGGGDSAAAVRTLGFDEAAFGHISTGGGASLEYLEGKELPGITVLED is encoded by the coding sequence GTGACTGAGTTCAACGGCCTCGGCGAGGTCAGTGGCAAGCGCGTCCTGGTCCGCTCCGACCTCAATGTGCCGCTCGACAGCGGCCGGATCACCGACGACGGCCGGATCCGTGCCAGCGTGCCGACGATCAGGGCACTGGCCGACGCCGGCGCCCGCGTCATCGTCACCGCACACCTGGGCCGGCCGAAGGGCGAGCCGGACCCGGCGTACTCCCTGGCGCCGGTCGCCGCCCGCCTCGGCGAGCTGCTCGGCGCGCCGGTCGCCTTCGCGACCGACACCGTCGGCGCCTCGGCCCAGGAGACGGTGGCCGCGCTGCGGGACGGCCAGGTCGCCCTCTTGGAGAACGTCAGGTTCAACGCCGGCGAGACCAGCAAGGACGACGTCGAGCGGGGCGCCTTCGCCGACCGGCTGGCCGGCCTGGCCGACGCGTTCGTGTCCGACGGCTTCGGCGTCGTGCACCGCAAGCAGGCCAGCGTGTACGACGTGGCGCAGCGCCTCCCGCACGCCATGGGCGGCCTGGTCGCCGCCGAGGTCGCGGTGCTGCGCCGGCTCACCGTCGACCCCGAGCGGCCCTATGTCGTCGTCCTCGGCGGCTCGAAGGTCTCCGACAAGCTCGGCGTGATCGACAACCTGCTCGGCAAGGCAGACCGGCTGCTCATCGGCGGCGGCATGGTGTTCACCTTCCTCAAGGCCGACGGCCATGAGGTCGGCAAGAGCCTCCTCGAGGAGGACCAGCTCGACACCGTGCGCGCCTACCAGGCCCGGGCCAAGGAGCTCGGCGTCGAGATCGTGCTGCCCACCGACATCGTGGTGGCCGACAGCTTCGGCGACGAGGCCTCCGCCCGCGTGGTCGCTGCCGACGCCATCCCGGCCGACACCCTCGGCCTCGACATCGGCCCCGCGTCGGGCAAGGCGTTCGCCGCCGCTCTGGCCGATGCGCGGACGGTGTTCTGGAACGGCCCGATGGGCGTCTTCGAGCAGCCCGCCTTCGCCGAGGGCACCCGAGCCGTCGCCGAGGCGCTCACCGGTGTGGCCGGGCTGTCCGTCGTCGGCGGCGGCGACTCCGCGGCCGCCGTACGCACGCTCGGGTTCGACGAGGCCGCGTTCGGCCACATCTCGACCGGTGGTGGCGCCAGCCTCGAGTATCTCGAGGGCAAGGAGCTCCCCGGCATCACGGTTCTGGAGGACTGA
- the tal gene encoding transaldolase, with protein sequence MTDRLKALADAGVSIWLDDLSRERIETGNLAELVRDRSVVGVTTNPTIFAGAIADGERYDAQVRRLVEGGADVDQVIFALTTDDVRNACDVLAPVAAATTADGRVSIEVEPTLANDTDGTVASAEALWAAVDRPNALIKIPATLEGLPAITAAIAAGISVNVTLIFSVERYRAVMDAYLTGLEQARDAGIDLATIRSVASFFVSRVDTEIDARLERLGTDEALALRGQAAVANARLAYAAFEEVTGSDRWQALADAGAHPQRPLWASTGVKNPAYPDTLYVTDLVVADTVNTMPEKTLLAFADHGDVTGDQVTGKGGEAQAVFDRLAGAGVDLDDVFLVLETEGVDKFKASWTELVATVQAQMDKAEA encoded by the coding sequence ATGACCGATCGACTCAAGGCCCTCGCTGACGCGGGGGTGTCCATCTGGCTCGACGACCTGTCCCGTGAGCGGATCGAGACCGGCAACCTCGCTGAGCTCGTCCGGGACCGCTCAGTCGTGGGTGTCACGACCAACCCGACCATCTTCGCCGGCGCCATCGCCGACGGCGAGCGGTACGACGCCCAGGTGCGCCGTCTCGTCGAGGGCGGCGCCGACGTCGACCAGGTGATCTTCGCGCTCACCACCGACGATGTCCGCAACGCCTGCGACGTCCTGGCGCCGGTGGCCGCCGCGACGACGGCCGACGGTCGCGTCTCGATCGAGGTCGAGCCGACCCTGGCCAACGACACCGACGGCACCGTCGCCTCGGCCGAGGCGCTGTGGGCGGCCGTCGACCGGCCCAACGCCCTGATCAAGATCCCCGCGACGCTGGAGGGGCTGCCCGCGATCACGGCCGCCATCGCAGCCGGCATCAGCGTCAACGTCACGCTGATCTTCTCGGTGGAGCGCTACCGCGCCGTGATGGACGCCTACCTCACCGGCCTCGAACAGGCCCGTGACGCCGGCATCGACCTGGCCACCATCCGGTCGGTCGCGTCGTTCTTCGTCTCCCGCGTCGACACCGAGATCGACGCACGGCTCGAGAGGCTCGGCACCGACGAGGCGCTCGCGCTGCGCGGTCAGGCCGCCGTCGCCAACGCCCGACTCGCCTACGCCGCCTTCGAGGAGGTCACCGGCTCCGACCGCTGGCAGGCCCTCGCCGACGCCGGCGCGCACCCCCAGCGCCCGCTGTGGGCCTCGACCGGCGTGAAGAACCCGGCGTACCCCGACACCCTCTATGTCACCGACCTCGTCGTCGCCGACACCGTCAACACGATGCCGGAGAAGACCCTGCTGGCCTTCGCCGACCACGGCGACGTGACCGGCGACCAGGTCACCGGCAAGGGCGGCGAGGCGCAGGCGGTGTTCGACCGGCTCGCCGGCGCGGGCGTCGACCTCGACGACGTCTTCCTGGTGCTCGAGACCGAGGGCGTCGACAAGTTCAAGGCATCCTGGACCGAGTTGGTCGCCACGGTGCAGGCGCAGATGGACAAGGCCGAGGCCTGA
- the tpiA gene encoding triose-phosphate isomerase yields MASTSSTAGAARTPLMAGNWKMNLNHAEAVVLVQKLAWTLSDKRHDYGRVEVAVIPPFTDIRSVQTLIDGDRLSIRYGAQDVSQHSAGAYTGEISAAMLAKLGCAYVVVGHSERRQYHAETDAVVNAKAKAALGEKITPIVCVGEGLEVRQAGEHVPFTMAQVEGSLAGLSKKQVAGLVIAYEPVWAIGTGEVATPDDAQEVCAAIRGQVRESYGDEAADAVRILYGGSVKAANVAGIMAKADVDGALVGGASLEVDEFGGICRFYDMPVLS; encoded by the coding sequence ATGGCTTCGACAAGCTCAACCGCCGGGGCGGCGCGCACCCCGCTCATGGCGGGCAACTGGAAGATGAACCTCAACCACGCCGAGGCCGTCGTCCTCGTGCAGAAGCTGGCGTGGACGCTGTCCGACAAGCGTCACGACTACGGCAGGGTCGAGGTCGCGGTGATCCCGCCGTTCACCGACATCCGGTCGGTCCAGACCCTCATCGACGGCGACCGGCTCTCCATCCGGTACGGCGCCCAGGACGTCTCGCAGCACAGCGCCGGCGCCTACACCGGCGAGATCTCGGCGGCGATGCTCGCCAAGCTCGGCTGCGCGTACGTCGTGGTCGGGCACTCCGAGCGGCGGCAGTACCACGCCGAGACCGATGCGGTCGTCAACGCCAAGGCGAAGGCCGCCCTGGGGGAGAAGATCACGCCCATCGTCTGCGTGGGCGAGGGCCTGGAGGTGCGGCAGGCCGGCGAGCACGTGCCGTTCACGATGGCGCAGGTCGAGGGCTCGCTCGCCGGGCTGTCCAAGAAGCAGGTCGCCGGTCTCGTCATCGCCTACGAGCCGGTGTGGGCGATCGGCACGGGCGAGGTCGCCACCCCGGACGACGCGCAGGAGGTCTGCGCCGCCATCCGCGGCCAGGTCAGGGAGTCCTACGGCGACGAGGCGGCCGACGCCGTCCGCATCCTCTACGGCGGCTCGGTGAAGGCCGCGAACGTCGCCGGGATCATGGCGAAGGCCGATGTCGACGGCGCGCTGGTCGGCGGTGCGAGCCTCGAGGTCGACGAGTTCGGCGGAATCTGCCGCTTCTACGACATGCCGGTGCTGTCCTAG
- the secG gene encoding preprotein translocase subunit SecG has protein sequence MSTLLTVLLILTSLVMILLVLLHKGRGGGLSDMFGGGVSSSLGGSSVAERNLDRFTVGVGVIWFACVIALGLLLAYQN, from the coding sequence GTGTCGACGCTGCTGACTGTTCTGCTCATCTTGACGAGCCTGGTCATGATCCTGCTCGTGCTCCTGCACAAGGGCCGGGGCGGCGGCCTCTCCGACATGTTCGGCGGCGGTGTGTCGAGCTCGCTTGGCGGGTCCTCGGTCGCCGAGCGCAACCTCGACCGTTTCACGGTCGGGGTCGGCGTGATCTGGTTCGCCTGCGTGATCGCGCTGGGCCTCCTGCTCGCCTATCAGAACTGA
- the gap gene encoding type I glyceraldehyde-3-phosphate dehydrogenase gives MTVRVGINGFGRIGRNFFRAVRASGADIEIVGVNDLTDNATLAHLLKYDSILGPLDADVEATDTAITVGGTEIRAFAERDPAALGWGDLGVDVVVESTGFFTDATKARAHVDGGGALKVIISAPASNEDVTIVMGVNHDSYDPAAHTVISNASCTTNCLAPMAKALNDGLGIVKGLMTTVHAYTADQNLQDNIHKDLRRARAAAINIVPTSTGAAKAIGLVLPELKGRLDGYALRVPTPTGSLTDLSFEAPRETSVEEVNAIVKAAADGRYLVYSTDPIVSSDIVTNPASCIFDAPLTKVIDNQVKVAGWYDNEWGYSNRLADLITHVGTTL, from the coding sequence GTGACTGTTCGTGTAGGAATCAACGGATTCGGTCGGATCGGCCGCAACTTCTTCCGCGCGGTGCGCGCGAGCGGCGCCGACATCGAGATCGTCGGAGTCAACGACCTCACGGACAACGCGACCCTGGCCCACCTGCTGAAGTACGACTCGATCCTGGGCCCGCTCGACGCCGACGTCGAGGCGACCGACACCGCGATCACGGTCGGCGGCACCGAGATCCGGGCCTTCGCGGAGCGCGACCCGGCCGCGCTGGGCTGGGGCGACCTCGGCGTCGACGTCGTCGTGGAGTCGACCGGCTTCTTCACCGACGCCACCAAGGCCCGCGCCCACGTCGACGGCGGCGGAGCGCTGAAGGTGATCATCTCGGCGCCCGCCTCGAACGAGGACGTGACCATCGTGATGGGCGTCAACCACGACAGCTACGACCCGGCGGCGCACACGGTGATCTCCAACGCGTCGTGCACGACCAACTGCCTGGCCCCGATGGCGAAGGCGCTCAACGACGGCCTCGGCATCGTCAAGGGCCTGATGACCACGGTGCACGCCTACACGGCCGACCAGAACCTGCAGGACAACATCCACAAGGACCTGCGCCGGGCGCGCGCCGCCGCGATCAACATCGTGCCCACCTCGACCGGTGCCGCCAAGGCGATCGGCCTGGTGCTGCCCGAGCTCAAGGGGCGTCTCGACGGCTACGCCCTGCGGGTGCCGACCCCGACCGGCTCGCTGACCGACCTCTCCTTCGAGGCTCCCCGCGAGACCAGCGTCGAGGAGGTCAACGCGATCGTGAAGGCGGCCGCCGACGGCCGCTACCTGGTCTACTCCACCGACCCGATCGTGTCCTCCGACATCGTCACCAACCCGGCTTCGTGCATCTTCGACGCGCCGCTCACCAAGGTGATCGACAACCAGGTCAAGGTCGCCGGCTGGTACGACAACGAGTGGGGCTACTCCAACCGCCTCGCCGACCTGATCACGCACGTGGGCACTACGCTCTGA
- the pgi gene encoding glucose-6-phosphate isomerase: protein MAAAPVDPTTTEAWRRLAELAAGFRPDLRRFLADEEWVARSTVQAADLRVDLSKNLVTPEIWKALRALGDEVGLTDRRDAMFRGEHINATEDRAVLHTALRRAAGTRLEVDGADAIEEVRAVLRRVYAFADAVRSGTWLGFTGLPIRTVVNIGIGGSDLGPVMAYEALRPYVQAGLECRFVSNIDPTDVTQKLADLDPATTLFIVSSKTFGTLETLTNARLCRTWLLDGLGVSEEAVSRHFVAVSTALDKVEEFGIDPANAFGFWDWVGGRYSVDSAIGTSLAVAIGPERFEEFLGGFRAVDDHFLNAPLERNVPALMGLLNVWYANFLGAQSHAVLPYAQSLHRFPAYLQQLTMESNGKSVRWDGSPVTTDTGEVFWGEPGTNGQHAFYQLIHQGTRLIPADFIGFATPAYPLSDGDTDVHELLLANFLAQTKALAFGKTADEVRAEGTAEAIVPARVFPGDRPTTSILAPALTPSVLGQLIALYEHITFTQGVVWGIDSFDQWGVELGKQLAVQIAPALAGDAAVLAEQDPSTRAMIDYYREQRPR from the coding sequence GTGGCGGCGGCTCCCGTCGACCCGACCACGACCGAGGCCTGGCGGCGGCTCGCCGAACTGGCCGCCGGCTTCCGGCCCGACCTGCGCCGGTTCCTCGCCGATGAGGAGTGGGTGGCCCGGTCGACGGTCCAGGCGGCCGACCTGCGGGTCGACCTGTCCAAGAACCTGGTCACCCCGGAGATCTGGAAGGCGCTCCGCGCCCTGGGCGACGAGGTCGGGCTCACCGATCGCCGCGACGCGATGTTCCGCGGCGAGCACATCAACGCCACCGAGGACCGCGCCGTACTGCACACCGCATTGCGACGAGCCGCGGGGACCCGCCTCGAGGTCGACGGAGCCGACGCCATCGAGGAGGTCCGCGCCGTACTGCGCCGGGTCTACGCCTTCGCCGACGCCGTCCGCTCCGGCACCTGGCTCGGGTTCACCGGCCTGCCGATCCGAACCGTGGTCAATATCGGCATCGGCGGCTCCGACCTCGGCCCCGTGATGGCCTACGAAGCCCTCCGGCCCTACGTCCAGGCCGGCCTGGAGTGTCGCTTCGTCAGCAATATCGACCCGACCGACGTGACGCAGAAGCTCGCTGACCTCGACCCCGCCACGACCCTGTTCATCGTGTCGAGCAAGACCTTCGGGACGCTGGAGACGCTCACCAACGCCCGGCTGTGCCGGACCTGGCTGCTCGACGGGCTGGGTGTGAGCGAGGAGGCGGTGTCCCGGCACTTCGTCGCGGTGTCGACGGCTCTCGACAAGGTCGAGGAGTTCGGCATCGATCCCGCCAACGCGTTCGGGTTCTGGGACTGGGTCGGTGGCCGCTACTCCGTCGACTCCGCCATCGGCACGTCCCTCGCGGTGGCGATCGGGCCCGAGCGGTTCGAGGAGTTCCTCGGAGGCTTCCGGGCCGTCGACGACCACTTCCTGAACGCCCCGTTGGAGCGGAACGTGCCGGCCCTGATGGGCCTGCTCAACGTCTGGTACGCCAACTTCCTCGGCGCCCAGTCCCACGCCGTCCTGCCCTACGCGCAGTCGCTGCACCGGTTCCCGGCGTACCTCCAGCAGCTCACCATGGAGTCCAACGGCAAGAGCGTGCGCTGGGACGGCTCCCCCGTCACGACCGACACCGGCGAGGTGTTCTGGGGCGAGCCGGGCACCAACGGCCAGCACGCGTTCTATCAGCTGATCCACCAGGGCACCCGGCTGATCCCGGCCGACTTCATCGGGTTCGCGACCCCGGCGTACCCGCTCTCCGACGGCGACACCGACGTGCACGAGCTGCTGCTCGCCAACTTCCTGGCCCAGACCAAGGCGCTGGCCTTCGGCAAGACCGCCGACGAGGTCCGCGCCGAGGGCACTGCGGAGGCGATCGTCCCCGCCCGTGTGTTCCCGGGCGACCGGCCGACCACCTCGATCCTGGCGCCCGCGCTGACCCCCTCGGTCCTCGGCCAGCTGATCGCGCTTTACGAGCACATCACCTTCACCCAGGGCGTCGTGTGGGGCATCGACAGCTTCGACCAGTGGGGCGTCGAGCTCGGCAAGCAGCTGGCGGTGCAGATCGCGCCCGCGCTCGCCGGCGACGCCGCCGTCCTGGCCGAGCAGGACCCGTCGACCCGCGCGATGATCGACTACTACCGGGAGCAGCGCCCACGATGA